A window of the Salipiger sp. H15 genome harbors these coding sequences:
- a CDS encoding SLC13 family permease, giving the protein MLLDLGSYAPQGALLLVAAVFAIFLSERFAAEVTALGGVAVALALGLVSTDDVLKALSNSAPATIGAMFVLSAALVRTGVLEAVAEALGRGMALRPKLTILLFFAMAGVASAFMNNTPVVMILIPVVFGLARQLGTGASRFLMPLSFVVIMGGTCTLIGTSTNILVDGVARDLGMPAFSLFEIAPLGVALAVIGSLFLAVAAPRLLPERMALAEVQAPRSGRSWRVELFVPATSPLVGRSVGDVPDFRRSATRLVDLIRDDVSLRRSLSREVLQPGDRVVLHASDAEVAGYRGESSRGLAIPGLEPANARRHQVIEALVKDRKGVFAELGWRRSHGVYPIAVHRHGSALDMLDEKLHLRPGDTVLLDGPAEDIARLARDEDLILLAPLQARAYRRDKAPIAIGVLAMVVLGAALELAPILPLAIIGAAIVLLARCVEPDEGIGAIDGRLLLLIVSMLVLGTAMERSGAMALIVDGLSVPLAKLSPILALALIYAVTSVLTEVVTNNAVAVIMTPIAVGVATALGLDPRAFVVVVMFGASASFATPIGYQTNTMVYNAGGYRFTDFLRLGLPMNILAGVVTVLLAPVFWPLQP; this is encoded by the coding sequence ATGCTTCTCGATCTCGGCTCCTACGCGCCCCAGGGCGCCCTTCTTCTGGTTGCCGCCGTCTTCGCCATCTTCCTGAGCGAGCGTTTCGCCGCCGAGGTCACGGCGCTTGGCGGCGTGGCGGTCGCGCTTGCGCTGGGGCTCGTCAGCACCGACGACGTCCTCAAGGCGCTCAGCAACTCCGCCCCCGCCACGATCGGCGCGATGTTCGTGCTGAGCGCCGCGCTGGTGCGCACCGGCGTACTCGAGGCGGTGGCCGAGGCGCTCGGCCGTGGCATGGCGCTGCGCCCGAAGCTGACGATCCTGCTCTTCTTCGCGATGGCCGGGGTCGCCTCGGCCTTCATGAACAACACGCCGGTGGTGATGATCCTGATCCCGGTGGTCTTCGGACTTGCCCGCCAGCTCGGGACCGGCGCCTCGCGCTTCCTCATGCCGCTCAGCTTCGTGGTGATCATGGGCGGCACCTGCACGCTCATCGGCACATCGACCAACATCCTCGTGGACGGTGTCGCCCGCGACCTCGGCATGCCGGCCTTCTCGCTCTTCGAGATCGCCCCGCTCGGTGTCGCGCTGGCGGTGATCGGCAGCCTCTTCCTCGCGGTCGCCGCGCCGCGCCTGCTGCCCGAGCGCATGGCGCTGGCCGAGGTGCAGGCGCCGCGCAGCGGACGGTCGTGGCGGGTCGAGCTCTTCGTGCCCGCGACCTCGCCGCTGGTCGGCCGCAGCGTCGGCGACGTGCCCGATTTCAGGCGCAGCGCCACGCGGCTCGTGGACCTGATCCGCGACGACGTCTCGCTGCGGCGCAGCCTGTCGCGGGAAGTCCTGCAGCCGGGCGACCGGGTCGTGCTGCATGCCTCGGATGCCGAGGTGGCGGGCTACAGGGGCGAAAGCTCGCGCGGGCTTGCCATCCCCGGTCTCGAACCCGCCAACGCCCGGCGCCACCAGGTGATCGAGGCGCTGGTGAAGGACCGCAAGGGCGTCTTCGCCGAGCTCGGATGGCGGCGCAGCCATGGCGTCTACCCGATCGCCGTGCACCGGCACGGCAGCGCGCTCGACATGCTGGACGAGAAGCTGCACCTGCGCCCGGGGGACACTGTGCTTCTCGACGGTCCGGCCGAGGACATCGCACGGCTGGCGCGGGACGAGGACCTCATCCTGCTTGCCCCGCTCCAGGCCCGCGCCTACCGGCGCGACAAGGCGCCGATCGCGATCGGCGTGCTGGCCATGGTGGTGCTGGGCGCGGCGCTCGAGCTCGCGCCGATCCTGCCGCTGGCGATCATCGGGGCGGCCATCGTGCTGCTGGCGCGCTGCGTCGAGCCCGACGAGGGGATCGGCGCGATCGACGGTCGCCTGCTGCTGCTGATCGTCAGCATGCTGGTGCTGGGCACCGCGATGGAGCGCAGCGGGGCCATGGCGCTGATCGTCGACGGGCTCTCGGTGCCGCTGGCCAAGCTCAGCCCGATCCTCGCGCTGGCGCTCATCTACGCGGTGACCTCGGTGCTGACCGAGGTGGTCACCAACAACGCGGTCGCGGTCATCATGACACCCATAGCCGTCGGGGTCGCCACCGCGCTGGGGCTGGATCCGCGCGCCTTCGTCGTGGTCGTGATGTTCGGCGCCAGCGCCAGCTTCGCGACGCCGATCGGCTACCAGACCAACACGATGGTCTACAACGCCGGCGGCTACCGCTTCACCGACTTCCTGCGCCTCGGCCTGCCGATGAACATCCTCGCCGGCGTGGTGACGGTGCTGCTGGCGCCGGTGTTCTGGCCGCTGCAACCCTAG
- a CDS encoding ABC transporter permease: protein MSDFLLAWLTVLPGYVVPLLLASLGVVLSERAGVLNLCPEGFMAVGAMTGALLCLAGQGPWLGILGGTAAGIGLSAVFGLAVVVFRVEQTLAGLATVALGLGITGVVGRASVQKPFPGLPRLSETAWGADLPRLLGQQTLLVPLALLHLAAVAWFLSRSAAGLRLRAVGEDPAAADVAGVDVQLVQLGAVLASGAFGGLAGAFLSVASAHVWVEGMVAGRGWVVIALVIFARWRPLRCLGAAILFGGTEAVMPRLQALGVDFPVYLGAMLPYVLTLGVLALASMRRGARSGAPAALGLSYLRQDKH from the coding sequence ATGAGCGATTTCCTCCTTGCATGGCTTACCGTGCTGCCGGGCTACGTGGTGCCGCTGCTGCTGGCCAGCCTCGGCGTGGTGCTGTCGGAGCGGGCCGGGGTGCTGAACCTCTGCCCCGAGGGCTTCATGGCGGTGGGCGCGATGACCGGGGCGCTGCTCTGCCTCGCGGGGCAGGGGCCGTGGCTCGGCATCCTCGGCGGCACGGCGGCGGGGATCGGCCTTTCGGCCGTCTTCGGCCTTGCCGTGGTGGTGTTCCGCGTCGAGCAGACATTGGCCGGACTGGCCACCGTGGCGCTCGGGCTCGGCATCACCGGCGTCGTCGGCCGCGCCTCGGTGCAGAAGCCCTTCCCGGGCCTGCCGCGCCTGTCCGAGACCGCGTGGGGGGCGGACCTGCCGCGGCTGCTGGGTCAGCAGACGCTGCTGGTGCCGCTGGCGCTGCTGCATCTGGCGGCGGTCGCGTGGTTCCTGTCGCGCAGCGCGGCGGGGCTGCGCCTGCGGGCGGTGGGCGAGGATCCGGCGGCGGCGGATGTCGCCGGGGTCGACGTGCAGCTGGTGCAGCTGGGCGCGGTGCTGGCGAGCGGCGCCTTCGGCGGGCTCGCGGGGGCCTTCCTGTCGGTCGCCTCGGCGCATGTCTGGGTCGAGGGCATGGTGGCGGGCCGCGGCTGGGTGGTGATCGCGCTGGTCATCTTCGCGCGCTGGCGCCCGCTGCGCTGCCTTGGCGCCGCGATCCTCTTCGGCGGGACCGAGGCGGTCATGCCGCGATTGCAGGCGCTCGGCGTCGATTTCCCGGTCTATCTCGGGGCGATGCTGCCCTACGTGCTGACGCTGGGCGTGCTGGCGCTGGCCTCGATGCGCCGCGGTGCGCGCAGCGGCGCGCCGGCGGCGCTGGGGCTCAGCTACCTGCGGCAGGACAAGCACTGA
- a CDS encoding ATP-binding cassette domain-containing protein, with translation MTPSEDMPIAHPGPHDGPGRAPALLLRGIDKSFDGHRALDGAGFRLEWGEVHALVGENGAGKSTIMNVATAVYAADAGEVIVDGRDVPLRGPADAMAAGLGMVHQHFRLVGSFTVAENVALSLRGAGQKVSVAEAARLLAARAAELGFRLDPAARVDELSIAERQRAEILKVLLLGAGILILDEPTAVLTADEAQALLTLVRRLAGEGRAVVLITHKLREVAAYSDRITVMRQGRTVLDAAPAEGLAMDEVARLAVGEMPAVPPRAAARPGAPLLSVAGLTARRGDGSRALDALSLELAEGEVLGIAGVGGNGQSELVDLLSGLRRPEAGTIGLGGTDLLAASPAARRAAGLRVVPADRFDSAMAPGLTLAENLALTGVGSDRFGGRWLVDRRKMRREAERLIAEHEVRGGGPATPASLLSGGNAQKLLLAREVSDGARLLVAHSPSRGLDLRATRAGHGAIAEGVARGMACLLISEDLEEIMSLSTRVCVINNGRLSAPMPAGEVTSDRLGKLLVGHA, from the coding sequence ATGACGCCTTCGGAAGACATGCCCATCGCGCATCCCGGGCCGCATGACGGTCCGGGGCGCGCGCCCGCGCTCTTGCTGCGCGGGATCGACAAGTCCTTCGACGGGCACCGCGCGCTCGACGGGGCGGGCTTCCGCCTCGAATGGGGCGAGGTGCACGCGCTGGTGGGTGAGAACGGCGCCGGCAAGTCGACGATCATGAACGTGGCGACGGCGGTCTATGCCGCCGATGCGGGCGAGGTGATCGTCGATGGCCGCGACGTGCCGCTGCGCGGTCCCGCCGACGCGATGGCCGCGGGGCTCGGCATGGTGCACCAGCATTTCCGGCTGGTCGGCAGCTTCACCGTGGCCGAGAACGTCGCGCTGTCGCTGCGCGGGGCGGGGCAGAAGGTGAGCGTCGCCGAGGCCGCGCGGCTGCTGGCGGCGCGCGCCGCCGAGCTTGGATTCCGGCTCGATCCCGCCGCGCGGGTGGATGAGCTGTCGATCGCCGAGCGCCAGCGGGCCGAGATCCTGAAGGTGCTGCTGCTGGGAGCGGGGATCCTGATCCTCGACGAGCCCACCGCCGTGCTCACCGCCGACGAGGCGCAGGCGCTGCTGACGCTGGTCCGCCGCCTTGCAGGCGAGGGCAGGGCGGTCGTGCTGATCACCCACAAGCTGCGCGAGGTCGCCGCCTATTCCGACCGGATCACCGTGATGCGGCAGGGCCGCACGGTGCTCGACGCCGCCCCGGCGGAGGGGCTGGCGATGGACGAGGTGGCGCGGCTCGCCGTGGGCGAGATGCCTGCCGTCCCGCCGCGCGCCGCCGCGAGGCCGGGCGCGCCGCTGCTTTCGGTCGCGGGGCTGACGGCGCGCCGCGGCGACGGCAGCCGCGCGCTCGACGCGCTGTCGCTCGAGCTTGCCGAGGGCGAGGTGCTTGGCATCGCCGGGGTCGGCGGCAACGGCCAGTCGGAACTCGTCGACCTGCTGTCGGGCCTGCGCCGTCCCGAGGCCGGGACGATCGGCCTTGGCGGGACCGACCTGCTTGCCGCCTCGCCCGCCGCGCGCCGCGCCGCGGGGCTTCGCGTGGTGCCCGCCGACCGTTTCGACAGCGCCATGGCGCCCGGGCTCACGCTTGCCGAGAACCTTGCCCTGACCGGCGTCGGCTCCGACCGCTTCGGCGGGCGCTGGCTGGTCGACCGCCGCAAGATGCGCCGCGAGGCGGAGCGGCTGATCGCGGAACATGAGGTGCGTGGCGGCGGTCCCGCCACCCCTGCCTCGCTGCTCTCGGGCGGCAATGCCCAGAAGCTGCTGCTGGCGCGTGAGGTCTCGGATGGCGCGCGGCTGCTGGTGGCCCATTCCCCTTCGCGCGGGCTCGACCTGCGCGCGACCCGGGCGGGGCATGGCGCCATCGCCGAGGGTGTCGCGCGCGGAATGGCCTGCCTGCTGATCAGCGAGGACCTCGAAGAGATCATGTCCCTCTCCACCCGCGTTTGCGTCATCAACAACGGCCGGCTCAGTGCTCCAATGCCGGCGGGCGAGGTCACCTCGGACCGGCTCGGCAAGCTCCTGGTGGGCCATGCTTGA
- a CDS encoding BMP family ABC transporter substrate-binding protein: MTKLRSALATGLLTVSLPMAAAAFELKSEPKVAFIYASTVQDGGWNEAIDKGRAAVAEELGLDIAVAENIPEEATRLRAAIDLYVQRGYNIIVGTTYGYSEAMYEAAQAYPDVAFFNASGVHNGENMESFYARTYEAWYLAGIAAAEASESGKIGMLAGFPVGVVNWDVNGFARGAQSVKPGIDTTVVYTNSWWDPVKEGQVSEAILDQGADVIATDLSAASALNAAEERGAGAIGYQIDMTAAAPEHILTSVVFNWDAYLTPRIKAVIDGSWDPEEWGWFEGLESGVVDLAPFGPSVSEETKAKVAEAKAQIISGELQPFAGPLMSRDGGEVVAAGEVLPDDALWTMDFFVQGITGTMPASE, encoded by the coding sequence ATGACCAAACTGCGCAGCGCGCTCGCGACCGGCCTTCTGACCGTCTCGCTGCCCATGGCAGCCGCCGCCTTCGAGCTCAAATCCGAGCCGAAGGTTGCCTTCATCTATGCCTCGACCGTACAGGACGGCGGCTGGAACGAGGCGATCGACAAGGGCCGCGCCGCGGTCGCCGAGGAGCTGGGCCTCGACATCGCCGTGGCCGAGAACATCCCCGAGGAGGCCACCCGCCTGCGCGCGGCGATCGACCTCTACGTGCAGCGCGGCTACAACATCATCGTCGGCACCACCTACGGCTACAGCGAGGCGATGTACGAGGCGGCGCAGGCCTATCCCGACGTCGCCTTCTTCAACGCCTCGGGCGTGCACAACGGCGAGAACATGGAAAGTTTCTACGCCCGCACCTACGAGGCCTGGTACCTCGCCGGGATCGCCGCGGCCGAGGCTTCGGAAAGCGGCAAGATCGGCATGCTGGCGGGCTTCCCGGTGGGCGTGGTCAACTGGGACGTCAACGGCTTCGCCCGCGGCGCGCAGTCGGTGAAGCCGGGGATCGACACCACGGTCGTCTACACCAACAGCTGGTGGGATCCGGTGAAGGAAGGCCAGGTCTCGGAGGCGATCCTCGACCAGGGCGCCGATGTCATCGCCACCGACCTCTCCGCTGCCTCGGCCCTCAACGCGGCCGAAGAGCGCGGCGCGGGGGCGATCGGCTACCAGATCGACATGACGGCGGCGGCGCCCGAGCACATCCTGACCTCGGTGGTGTTCAACTGGGACGCCTATCTCACCCCGCGCATCAAGGCGGTGATCGACGGCAGCTGGGATCCCGAGGAATGGGGCTGGTTCGAGGGGCTCGAGTCGGGCGTTGTCGACCTTGCGCCCTTCGGGCCTTCGGTCAGCGAGGAAACCAAGGCGAAGGTTGCCGAGGCCAAGGCGCAGATCATTTCGGGCGAGCTTCAGCCCTTTGCCGGACCGCTGATGTCGCGCGACGGCGGCGAGGTGGTGGCCGCGGGCGAGGTGCTGCCCGACGACGCGCTCTGGACCATGGACTTCTTCGTCCAAGGCATCACCGGGACCATGCCGGCCAGCGAATGA
- a CDS encoding LysR substrate-binding domain-containing protein: protein MNFQALSTFIKVAETGSVSVAARLHGLPKSSVSLKLKQLEEEVGAELFARRGRALELTDAGRVLLERGQHILSLCDDTAAAVASMQDDAAGVLRVGASGEFGTALNAQMLQAFRAAHPKIQLDLVFFAPSVFLDLSRQKVFDAVLAFDDTSGPGAEVLATLRYGLYASPRYLAGHGTPGSVADLARHKGVIYRDAEGVQPWRLSDGRDSAEILPPADIVTNDYWTTKYFAVAGAGLALLPAFFTELEVREGHLAPVLPEWQTEERRITLRVPDPRYVAPKTRAFLAFCKDYFQPGFDFAGPRYFVEALCFPDTSKGETE, encoded by the coding sequence ATGAATTTTCAGGCGCTGAGCACCTTCATCAAGGTCGCCGAGACCGGCTCGGTCTCGGTTGCGGCGCGCCTGCACGGGTTGCCGAAATCCTCGGTCAGCCTCAAGCTGAAGCAGCTCGAGGAGGAGGTCGGGGCCGAGCTCTTCGCCCGCCGCGGCCGCGCGCTCGAGCTGACCGACGCCGGGCGGGTGCTGCTGGAGCGCGGCCAGCACATCCTGTCGCTCTGCGACGACACCGCCGCCGCCGTGGCCTCGATGCAGGACGACGCGGCGGGCGTGCTGCGGGTCGGCGCCTCGGGCGAGTTCGGCACGGCGCTCAACGCGCAGATGCTGCAGGCCTTCCGCGCCGCGCATCCGAAGATCCAGCTCGACCTCGTGTTCTTCGCGCCCTCGGTCTTCCTCGACCTGAGCCGGCAGAAGGTCTTCGACGCGGTGCTCGCCTTCGACGACACCTCCGGCCCCGGCGCCGAGGTGCTGGCGACGCTGCGCTACGGGCTCTACGCCAGCCCCCGCTACCTTGCCGGGCACGGCACGCCCGGGTCGGTCGCCGACCTCGCCCGCCACAAGGGCGTCATCTACCGCGACGCCGAGGGGGTGCAGCCGTGGCGGCTGAGCGACGGACGCGACAGCGCCGAGATCCTGCCCCCCGCCGACATCGTCACCAACGACTATTGGACGACGAAATACTTTGCCGTCGCCGGCGCGGGCCTTGCCCTCCTGCCCGCCTTCTTCACCGAGCTCGAGGTCCGCGAGGGCCATCTCGCGCCGGTGCTGCCCGAGTGGCAGACCGAGGAGCGCCGCATCACCCTGCGCGTGCCCGACCCGCGCTACGTGGCCCCCAAGACCCGCGCCTTCCTTGCCTTCTGCAAGGACTATTTCCAGCCCGGCTTCGACTTCGCCGGGCCCCGCTACTTCGTGGAGGCGCTGTGCTTCCCCGACACGTCCAAAGGAGAGACCGAATGA
- a CDS encoding 2-oxoglutarate and iron-dependent oxygenase domain-containing protein: MTSLTTGNGPRLLKDTGLDAERVPFEELPVIDLAPIFTEDEDAKRELALALRRACSEIGFFYVKNHGVPQAVIDGAFATARRYFALPDAEKLKIHVAKSRNNRGYAALLEENTDPTARGDLHESWDMALEVPADDPDVLAGKVLYGPNQWPEGDAAFRADVTAYYDEMLRLSHALLHAFALSLELEEAHFDALVERPLATLRLLHYPPQEGEVDERQIGIGAHSDYECFTILAQDDPRIRALQVLNSDGDWISAPPLPGHFVVNIGDQMARWTNDLFASTVHRAINRSGVERYSIPFFFGPSYDSVIQPLDSCVDAGHPAKYEPITSGAYINGRFAETLAHYDPNKELAD; the protein is encoded by the coding sequence ATGACCTCACTCACCACCGGCAACGGCCCGCGCCTGCTCAAGGACACCGGCCTCGACGCCGAGCGCGTGCCCTTCGAAGAACTGCCCGTGATCGACCTTGCGCCGATCTTCACCGAGGACGAGGACGCCAAGCGCGAACTGGCGCTGGCGCTGCGCCGCGCCTGCTCGGAGATCGGCTTCTTCTACGTGAAGAACCACGGCGTGCCGCAGGCGGTGATCGACGGCGCCTTCGCCACCGCGCGGCGCTACTTCGCCCTGCCCGACGCCGAGAAGCTGAAGATCCACGTCGCCAAGTCGCGCAACAACCGCGGCTACGCGGCGCTGCTGGAGGAAAACACCGACCCCACCGCGCGCGGCGACCTGCATGAAAGCTGGGACATGGCGCTGGAGGTCCCGGCGGACGATCCCGACGTGCTGGCCGGCAAGGTGCTCTACGGCCCGAACCAGTGGCCCGAGGGCGACGCCGCCTTCCGCGCCGATGTGACCGCCTATTACGACGAGATGCTGCGCCTGTCGCACGCGCTGCTGCACGCCTTCGCCCTGTCGCTGGAACTCGAGGAGGCGCATTTCGACGCGCTGGTCGAGCGGCCCCTCGCGACGCTGCGCCTGCTGCATTACCCGCCGCAGGAGGGCGAGGTGGACGAGCGCCAGATCGGCATCGGCGCGCATTCCGACTACGAGTGCTTCACCATCCTCGCGCAGGACGACCCCCGCATCCGCGCGCTGCAGGTGCTTAACTCCGACGGCGACTGGATCAGCGCGCCGCCGCTGCCGGGCCATTTCGTGGTGAACATCGGCGACCAGATGGCGCGCTGGACCAATGACCTCTTCGCCTCGACCGTGCACCGGGCGATCAACCGCTCGGGCGTCGAGCGCTACTCGATCCCGTTCTTCTTCGGCCCGAGCTACGACTCGGTGATCCAGCCGCTCGACAGCTGCGTCGACGCGGGCCACCCGGCGAAATACGAGCCGATCACCTCGGGCGCCTACATCAACGGCCGCTTCGCCGAGACGCTGGCGCATTACGACCCGAACAAGGAACTGGCGGACTGA
- a CDS encoding glycosyltransferase family 25 protein, which produces MQNLHVQVINLDRSKDRLNRITKDLSDQNIVFTRLVATDGRALTKSDLNYYASLRCLLFYGRHLSNGEIGCFRSHQRAAKLFLQSGQEMGLVLEDDAEIPADLWRTLGQLIGQIRKSADPRWELVNLGNAPKNAKHCVPLSEVTPGCALVRAKVFPKRTTSLLWSRRGARRFLEETRHICAPVDQHLHSVLSLRESGLATIPPLIPHASLPSEINNEPDAAIVRQVANPSAWYRFRRMMRKRAARRDRSPVGS; this is translated from the coding sequence TTGCAGAATTTGCACGTGCAAGTCATTAATCTCGATCGAAGCAAAGACCGGCTGAATCGTATTACCAAAGATTTGAGCGACCAGAATATTGTATTCACCCGGCTTGTTGCGACGGACGGCCGCGCTCTCACGAAATCCGACCTGAATTATTACGCCTCGCTCCGCTGCCTTCTGTTTTACGGACGCCATCTTTCAAATGGAGAGATCGGCTGTTTCCGCTCTCATCAGCGCGCCGCGAAGCTCTTCCTGCAATCGGGGCAAGAGATGGGGCTTGTGCTGGAGGATGATGCCGAGATTCCCGCCGATCTTTGGAGAACGTTGGGGCAGCTTATCGGGCAGATCCGCAAAAGCGCCGATCCGCGCTGGGAGCTGGTGAATCTCGGGAATGCGCCGAAGAATGCGAAACATTGCGTGCCGCTTTCCGAGGTGACACCGGGCTGCGCGCTTGTCAGGGCCAAGGTTTTCCCCAAGCGGACGACGTCATTGCTCTGGTCGCGGCGCGGCGCGCGGCGGTTTCTCGAGGAAACGCGCCATATCTGCGCCCCGGTCGACCAGCATCTGCACTCGGTGCTGAGCCTGCGCGAATCCGGGCTGGCGACCATTCCGCCGCTCATTCCCCACGCCTCGCTGCCGAGCGAGATCAACAACGAGCCGGACGCCGCGATTGTGCGCCAGGTCGCCAATCCCTCGGCCTGGTACCGCTTCCGCCGGATGATGCGAAAGCGGGCCGCGCGCCGCGACAGATCACCTGTAGGGTCCTGA
- a CDS encoding SDR family NAD(P)-dependent oxidoreductase, with translation MTGRLQGKVAIITGAGCVGPGWGNGRAACVRFAEEGAKIFAVDLRAETMDETLSRTRDAGGEVEPHLCDVTDLTSVEAMTQACIARFGRVDILVNNVGGSAKGGAAQLSEEDWDRQMDFNLKSVYLTCRSVLPQMEAQGAGAIVNTSSTSGMRWTGAAQVAYAASKAAVIQFGKVTAVEYAPKGVRVNTVVPGQLHTPMVEARLAGQRAGGDVDALLAQRLARIPMGWMGDGRDTANAALFLASDEARFVTGTEIVVDGGMSVRCD, from the coding sequence ATGACCGGACGGCTGCAAGGCAAGGTCGCCATCATCACCGGCGCGGGCTGCGTCGGCCCCGGCTGGGGCAACGGTCGCGCCGCCTGCGTGCGCTTCGCAGAGGAGGGCGCGAAGATCTTTGCGGTCGACCTGCGCGCCGAGACGATGGACGAGACGCTGAGCCGCACCCGCGACGCGGGCGGCGAGGTCGAGCCGCACCTCTGCGACGTCACCGATCTCACCAGCGTCGAGGCCATGACGCAAGCCTGCATCGCGCGCTTCGGCCGGGTCGACATCCTCGTCAACAACGTCGGCGGCTCGGCCAAGGGCGGGGCGGCGCAGCTTTCCGAAGAGGATTGGGACCGGCAGATGGACTTCAACCTCAAGTCCGTCTACCTCACCTGCCGCTCGGTGTTGCCGCAGATGGAGGCGCAGGGCGCGGGCGCCATCGTCAACACCTCCTCGACCTCGGGGATGCGCTGGACCGGCGCGGCACAGGTGGCCTATGCCGCGTCGAAGGCGGCGGTGATCCAGTTCGGCAAGGTGACGGCGGTGGAATATGCGCCGAAGGGCGTTCGGGTGAACACCGTGGTGCCGGGGCAGCTGCACACGCCGATGGTCGAGGCGCGGCTCGCGGGCCAGCGCGCCGGCGGCGACGTCGATGCCCTGCTGGCGCAGCGGCTCGCGCGCATCCCGATGGGCTGGATGGGCGACGGGCGCGACACGGCGAACGCCGCGCTCTTCCTCGCCTCGGACGAGGCGCGCTTCGTCACCGGCACCGAGATCGTCGTCGACGGCGGCATGTCGGTGCGCTGCGACTGA
- a CDS encoding amidohydrolase family protein, whose protein sequence is MNDAPITWNPDRSAPTLALPKGATDCHVHVFGPVSRFPYAPESGFKPGDAPKEELFALHDMLGIERCVIVQSGCHGFDNSVVADAMAARPGRYLGIALASPDITDPQIKKLHAQGFRGVRFNYMSHLAPGATHDQLRALAPRLAEHGWQLLIHMEAKLIADLAPVLAALPCPVVIDHMGRIDASLGMDQAPFEELIRLGEKDHVWLKVSGSERCSVEAPPYADATPFAAKLVELYPERTIWGTDWPHPNFRAAPPDDGVLVDTLKVIAPTEAALHRLLVDNPARLYDFGDRT, encoded by the coding sequence ATGAACGACGCCCCCATCACCTGGAACCCGGACCGCAGCGCCCCGACGCTGGCGCTGCCCAAGGGCGCGACCGACTGCCACGTGCATGTCTTCGGCCCGGTCTCGCGCTTCCCCTACGCGCCCGAGAGCGGCTTCAAGCCCGGCGACGCGCCCAAGGAAGAGCTCTTCGCGCTGCATGACATGCTGGGCATCGAGCGCTGCGTGATCGTCCAGTCCGGCTGCCACGGCTTCGACAATTCGGTGGTCGCCGACGCCATGGCGGCGCGGCCGGGCCGCTACCTCGGTATCGCGCTGGCCTCGCCGGATATCACCGACCCGCAGATCAAGAAGCTGCACGCGCAGGGCTTTCGGGGCGTGCGCTTCAACTACATGTCCCACCTCGCCCCCGGCGCCACCCACGACCAGCTGCGCGCGCTTGCCCCCCGGCTGGCCGAGCACGGATGGCAGCTGCTGATCCACATGGAGGCGAAACTCATTGCCGATCTGGCGCCGGTGCTGGCCGCGCTGCCCTGCCCGGTGGTGATCGACCACATGGGCCGGATAGACGCCAGCCTCGGCATGGATCAGGCGCCCTTCGAGGAACTGATCCGGCTGGGCGAGAAGGATCACGTCTGGCTCAAGGTCTCGGGCTCCGAGCGCTGCTCGGTCGAGGCGCCTCCCTATGCCGACGCGACGCCCTTCGCCGCGAAGCTGGTGGAGCTCTACCCCGAGCGGACGATCTGGGGCACCGACTGGCCACACCCCAATTTCCGCGCCGCGCCGCCGGATGACGGCGTGCTGGTCGACACGCTGAAGGTGATCGCCCCCACCGAGGCGGCGCTGCACCGGCTGCTCGTGGACAATCCCGCGCGGCTTTACGATTTCGGAGACAGGACATGA
- a CDS encoding carboxymuconolactone decarboxylase family protein: MTDWPEQRLAAPDPETYSERQREIHEAIASGPRGGVRGPLAVWLHRPELAAKAQELGRYCRYDTALEPRLSELAILTMARHWSAEYEWFAHKPPALKAGLSPELVEALRTGTEPPYADDEERVTHRVAVSVLTTNAVPDALYAEAVELLGTQRLVDLVGVIGYYTLISATLNVFRISPPDGAPKELT, translated from the coding sequence ATGACCGACTGGCCCGAACAACGCCTCGCCGCGCCCGATCCCGAGACCTACAGCGAGCGCCAGCGCGAGATCCACGAGGCCATCGCCTCGGGTCCGCGCGGCGGGGTGCGCGGCCCGCTCGCGGTCTGGCTGCACCGCCCCGAGCTGGCCGCGAAGGCGCAGGAACTCGGCCGCTACTGCCGCTACGACACAGCGCTCGAGCCGCGGCTGAGCGAGCTTGCCATCCTCACCATGGCCCGGCACTGGAGCGCCGAATACGAATGGTTCGCGCACAAGCCCCCGGCGCTGAAGGCCGGGCTCTCGCCCGAGCTGGTCGAGGCGCTGCGCACCGGCACCGAGCCGCCTTATGCCGATGACGAGGAGCGGGTGACCCACCGCGTCGCCGTCTCGGTGCTGACCACCAACGCCGTGCCCGACGCGCTCTACGCCGAGGCGGTGGAGCTGCTCGGCACCCAGCGGCTCGTCGATCTGGTCGGGGTCATCGGCTACTACACGCTGATCTCCGCCACGCTCAACGTGTTCCGCATCTCGCCGCCCGACGGCGCGCCCAAGGAGCTGACATGA